The region ATCCGAAGCATAAGCCTGTAAAACTTTCCGCCGATGCTTGGCTTGGCGGGAGTAAGCAAAACATCAAGATGTAACCATTGCGACAAGCTTATGCTTTGGCCTGGAAAAAGGAGGTAAGCATGCCTGAAAAATGTCGCGTGGGTGTCTGCGGGTTCGATCCCATGCTCGTGAAAGGGTATCTGAAGACAGGAGCCAGAGCATTGTGGTGGCATATATCCGACGAGCTGTACGAGGAGTTTGACATGAAGCCGGGAATAAAGGTTTCTGGTAAGCTATTGAAGGTTTACGCCGGCAAAACCGGCAAAGAAGCCGCAGTTCCCAATGAGCCCTTCGAATGGGTAGCGTCCAAGGAAACAGGCCTTGTTATTCTGATTCCACCTGAAGTCATCGCCAAATACAAGCTCACCGAATTTCATTTTATAGAACTGCTTGTTGAAAAGATCGACGGCAAAGACGTCTACCCCGGTAAAGAGAAGATGAGTGAGAAGTTCTGGCCCGAAGATATGATGAAGCTCGATTACGTTCTGGATTATTCAGAATAGTCCCATAACCTGTAAGGGCCGTTTGCGGGTGAGGGGTGCCGGCAGAATATAAATTGAATTCCTCATTAAGGAGTGCGTGTTGACCGTCTCGTAAACAAACTCCCTATGAGTAACATCAAAATATTTACGGCCCCCTCACCCTATTCAAACTCTTGTACCCGAAGTGCCCCGATACCATCCTAAAGGTTTGATCAGTACTTCTTGCCCTAATTTCCCTATTAAATCCAAAAACCTGGTCGGAAACCGAAAAAACGGATAACCATTGAATTCTCAAGGCGAACATACTGTTATTATCTTGCTGGTCGCTTCTAGCGCCATCCGCAATTACATGCTCAGTCTATGCAGGAAAAATAACTATGATTTCTTTGTAGCAACTGGTCCCGAAGATCTGGTAAGAAAAATTAAAAAGCTGGACAGCACGATTGCCTTTGTGGACTTCGAAGCCGTAACCACCTACGGTGCCTGGATCTACTCAAGAATCAATGCAACTGGCGCCGACTGCAATGTCATTTTGCTTAGTGATGAAAATCATAGAAGCCTTATCAAGGAGGCCATGGAGTTTGGTGTTTACGCCTGTATCCTTGCCCCTTACGAAAAGTGGGAAGTGCTGACCATGGTCAGGAACATTCTATCCAAAAAAAAATGCAGGGCCGAAAAAAAACATACCAAGGCTAGAATTAAGATGGTTTAAACCAAGCGATTATACGCTCAGCGCGCTCTTGATTTGGGCGTAAATCTGGTTGTTGCTAAACCCCATCAGCACCGGTGCTTCAGAAGGACAGGCCGCTGCGCATGCGCCGCAACCTTTGCATAATGCCTGGTTGACTTCGGCCACACATTTCTCATCATCGAATGTGACGGCACCAAAGGGACAGACATGAATGCAACCCAAACAGCCTGAACAGCGTTCCGGGGCAATGTAAGATACAACACCGCCTATTTTTATCTTTTCCATGGCCAGCAGCGTTACGACTCTCGCTGCCGCAGCCTGTGCCTGGGTTATGGATTCATCTATCGATTTGGGAGCATGGGCCAGTCCGCAGAGGAAAACACCATCGGTCGCAAAATCTACCGGCCTCAACTTGACATGCGCTTCGGTAAAAAAGCCGTCTCCGCTCAACGGTACCTTAAAAAACCTGGCTATCGGCAAACTTTCCGGCGGCACAATGGCAGTTGCAAGCGTAAGCAGATCGACCTCAATCTTAATCGGCCTGCCCAGGATATGGTCGGTCAGCTCAATCTCAAGGGCGTCATTCGTCGCAGCTGCCAGAGGCTTGTTTTCCGGATCATAACGGAAAAAGAGAATGCCTTCCCGGCGAGCCTGATGGAATAGATCCTCCCGCTCTCCATAGGTGCGGATGTCACGATAAAGGACATAGACGGCCATGTCCGGATTGCGCCGTTTGAGTTCTAACGCACTCTCGATGGTGTGAGAGCAACAAACCCTGCTGCAATATGGACGCTCAGGGTTTCGTGACCCCACACATTGGATAAAAGCGGCCGAGCGGAGGTTTTGCAGCAAAGGATCATCTTTGATAAAACGCGCATCCAGTTCCAGATGGGTGAGCACTCTAGAATCTTGGCCATAAAGATACTCGCCGGGTTTATGTTCGCTCGCACCCGTGGCGATGATGGCAATGCCGTGATGGAGTGAAATCTTTTCACCTTCTCGGGAGGTTAATGCCGATTTGAAATTTCCCACATATCCTTCAACTTCCGAAATCTCCGTAGAAAGATGAAGGTAAATTCGGGGATGGGCGTCAACGTCATCGATTAAATGTTTAACATATTCCTGGATATCTTCACCTTTCCATGTCTTGTAAAGAAAATTAGCCTGCCCACCCAGTTGAGCGGTACGCTCGACGATATGGACTTCATAACCCTGGTCTGCAAGGCTTTTGGCCGCAACCATACCGGCAACACCCCCTCCAACGACTAATGTAACCGGGTGCAGTTCAATTTCGGTTTCAAGAAGCGGCTCCAGAAGTAAGGCTTTGGACACAGCCATACGTAACAGGTCCTTTGACTTTTCCGTGGCCGCTCGGGGATCATTACTATGAACCCAGGAAACCTGGTTGCGAATATTGGCCATTTCAAACAAGTACTTGTTTAATCCGACACTTTGTAATGTTTCCTGGAAAAGGAGTTCATGCGTTTTCGGAGTGCATGATGCGACCACAACCCGGTTGAGGTCCTGTTCCTGAATAACCTGGGCCATCTTTACCTGAGTGTCCTGAGAGCAGGTATAAAGATTATCCTCTACATACACCACATAAGGAAGCGTTTTGGCATAATCCCGAACTTCGGGAACATTGACCACCCCGCCGATATTATTCCCGCAATGGCAAACAAACACACCGATCCTCGGCGGTTCGCCGGCTACGTCGATTTCTGGAACGATTTCGACTTTTTCGGTTTTCGTCCAGCGAACACTGCTCAAAAGAATACCGGACGCCGCCGCTGCCGCAGATGCTTCCATAACCGACTGAGGAATGTCTTTAGGGCTTTGAAGGGTGCCGCATACGTAGATCCCCGGCCGGGTTGTTGCCACAGGCTTAAAGCTGTCTGTTTTGACAAAGTTGTATCGATCCAGCTCAACGCCGAGACGATGGGCAAGTTCTACGGTTTCCCGCCCTACCTGAAAACCTACGGACAGCACCACAAGATCGAAGATTTCCGTTTCCATTTTTCCGCTTTCATCCACGTATCTAATTTTCAGATCACCATCACCCGCAGGTTCAACGGTATGAACACGGGATCGGATAAATCGAACGCCGTGTTCTTTTTTCGCCTGGACATAATATTCCTCGAATTCCTTCCCATAGGTGCGCATGTCCATGTAAAAGATAGCGGTATCCAGATCGCAGTGGGCATGCTCTTTGGCAATAACCGTTTGCTTGATGGCATACATACAGCAAACAGCGGAACAATAAGGATTGCTGCCGTTACGATTTTCACGGGACCCCACACATTGTAACCAGGCAATCTTTTTGGGCACTTCCAGATCATAGGGGCGCATCAAATTCCCCATATAGGGCCCACCTGCACTCAGGATACGCTCAAATTCCATGCTTGTGATTACATTTGGAGATTCCGTATAGCCGTAGGAGTCTATCCCGGATGGGTCAAAGAGTTCATTGCCCGTAGCCAGAACGACCGCACCCACCTCTATCTCTGTTCGGCGAGGCTCATCATTGTAACGCACGGCTCCGGCCAAGCAGAGCTTTGCACACAGTCCGCATCCGATGCAGACATCTCGATCGATGATGTATGCCAGAGGAACAGCCTGAGCATATTTAATATATGTGGCTCCCCTGAGACCGAGAGCGCAGTTAAATTCGTTGAT is a window of Candidatus Desulfatibia profunda DNA encoding:
- a CDS encoding CoB--CoM heterodisulfide reductase iron-sulfur subunit A family protein, which encodes MIDAIKNEKVGAVMVIGAGIAGMQASLDLAASGYYVYLVDRSSTVGGMMAQIDKTFPTNECAMUTISPKLVEVGRHSNINVITNTEVEALEGEAGHFVARLINYPRYIDLLKCTGCGQCSLECPVTAINEFNCALGLRGATYIKYAQAVPLAYIIDRDVCIGCGLCAKLCLAGAVRYNDEPRRTEIEVGAVVLATGNELFDPSGIDSYGYTESPNVITSMEFERILSAGGPYMGNLMRPYDLEVPKKIAWLQCVGSRENRNGSNPYCSAVCCMYAIKQTVIAKEHAHCDLDTAIFYMDMRTYGKEFEEYYVQAKKEHGVRFIRSRVHTVEPAGDGDLKIRYVDESGKMETEIFDLVVLSVGFQVGRETVELAHRLGVELDRYNFVKTDSFKPVATTRPGIYVCGTLQSPKDIPQSVMEASAAAAASGILLSSVRWTKTEKVEIVPEIDVAGEPPRIGVFVCHCGNNIGGVVNVPEVRDYAKTLPYVVYVEDNLYTCSQDTQVKMAQVIQEQDLNRVVVASCTPKTHELLFQETLQSVGLNKYLFEMANIRNQVSWVHSNDPRAATEKSKDLLRMAVSKALLLEPLLETEIELHPVTLVVGGGVAGMVAAKSLADQGYEVHIVERTAQLGGQANFLYKTWKGEDIQEYVKHLIDDVDAHPRIYLHLSTEISEVEGYVGNFKSALTSREGEKISLHHGIAIIATGASEHKPGEYLYGQDSRVLTHLELDARFIKDDPLLQNLRSAAFIQCVGSRNPERPYCSRVCCSHTIESALELKRRNPDMAVYVLYRDIRTYGEREDLFHQARREGILFFRYDPENKPLAAATNDALEIELTDHILGRPIKIEVDLLTLATAIVPPESLPIARFFKVPLSGDGFFTEAHVKLRPVDFATDGVFLCGLAHAPKSIDESITQAQAAAARVVTLLAMEKIKIGGVVSYIAPERCSGCLGCIHVCPFGAVTFDDEKCVAEVNQALCKGCGACAAACPSEAPVLMGFSNNQIYAQIKSALSV